Part of the Kineococcus aurantiacus genome, CTGACCGGGAACGTGACCGGGGACCTGGCCGGGGACGGGACGGGCGCCGGGGGACGCCTCCTCGCGCGGACTGCTCACCCGGTCACGGTGGCCGGTGCGCGGGGAACCGCGCAACCACGTGCCGGTGATGACCGGCATCGACGGGACCGATCCCGCCGGGCGGGGACCCGTTCACCGCGGGTCGAGGAACTCCCCGAGGAACTCCTCGGTGGCCCGCACGGTCACGGCGACGGACTCCTCCCGCCCGAGGGAACCGACGACGGAGGGGACCGGGGGCAGGAACAGCGGGGCGTCGGTGAACGTCAGGTGCGCGGCGCCGGGGACCCGCTGGACCCGCGCCGCCGGGGAACGCGCCGCGACGGCCTCGACGGCGCGCGCGTACGCGGCGTCGGCGTCGGGGTTCCCGGTGCCGCGGCCGGCGACGAGGAACAGCACGGGGACGTCGAGGCCGTCGGCGCCGCGCGGCAGGCCGTCGAGGTCGACGGCGGCGTCGACGCGGTCGTCGTCCGCCGCGACGCGCAGGGCGGCGGCCCCGCCGAGGGAGTGGCCGGTCGCGGCGACGCGGCTGAGGTCGAGGTGGCCGCGCAGCAGCCCGTCGGCGGCGTTGCGGCGGGTGAGTTCGTCCAGGGCCGAGGACAGCTGCCGGGCCCGCACCCCGACCTGGCGGTCCGCGGCGGCCTGGTCGCGGGCGTCGTCGCCGGTGCTGCGGACGCGGGTGGGGACGGTGTCCCCGTCGGGTTCCACGACGAGCGCGGAGTCGCACGGGTGGTCGAGGGCGACGACGACGCGGCCGCCGGCGGCCAGCGCGGTGGCCCACGCGGAGTTCTGCCGACGCACGGAGGCGTCCCCGGGGGAGAACAGCACCACGGGGAACCGCCCGGCCGCCACGGGGGTCCCGTCCGCCGCCGGGGACCGGGCCACGACCGCTTCGCGCAGCAGGAACCCCGGGACCCCGAACGTCCCGGCGAGGGCCGCGGCGACCTGCCGGGACTCGGCGCGGTCGCGGCCCAGGTGGGGCGCGGGTTCCCCGGCGGTGGCGGCGGGGTACCAGACCTGCGCGACGACGGTCGACGCCGGGCAGTCCGGGACGGGGCCGTCCCAGGAGACCTCGGTGGTCCCGACGGGGTGCGGGCCGGTGGGTCCGGGAACCCGCAGCGGCGGGAAAGCCCAGACCGCGAGGGTTCCCGCGAACGTCGCGACCACCGCGGCCGCGGCCGCCGGGAACCTCACCCGGCGTCGCCCGGCCACGAACCGGGCGACAGCCAGGACCGCGGCGACCAGCAGGGGCAGCAGCTGCCACCGCGGTCCCCCGTCGAGGGAGTTCAGCAGGAACCCCGCGACGACGGCGAGGACGGGGACGAGCAGGGAAACCCACCGGCGCCCCCGCGGCCCCCGCAGGGGGACCAGCGCACCACCGAGGGAACCCAGCACGGCGACCCACGTCCCGACGTCTCGCAGCACGCCGCCGACCCTGCCGCACGCGGTCACCGCGGGGCGTCAGACCAGGGGTGGAACCACGGGCCGGGGACGTCCGACCACGGGAGGGCGCGGGAGGGAACTCACCCCAGGGCCTCCCCCCACCACGCCGACAGCGGCCACGGCCCCGGGCCCTGCGGGCGGGAAACCCTGCGGCGCCGGCGCGACCGCACGGCGAGGCGCCGCAGCAGGGCGACGGTGACCGGGGTGGCGGGCGGCCGCGCGGCCTCCAGCGCGCAGATCGCGCACGCGGCCGGGCAGGGCGGTGCGGCGGGTCCGGGGGGAGGCCGGAGAACAGGGCGCACGGGAACTCCTCGTCGGGTCGGCGGAGGTCGTGGCGGGTGACCGGCGGCCGGGTCCTCGCCCGGTCCCGCGGGTTCTCGTGCTGCTCACGCTAGGCGGGTCCACCGCGCCCAGGCCACCGGTTTTCCCTCCCCGGTCCCCCGGGACGGGCCGGCCCCGCGGCCTCGGCCCCGACGACGCCAGGAGCGGTCGGGGGCGGCGCGCTCCCGTCGACCTACTGCGTTCCGGCCGGGCCGAGCAGCCCCAGCAACCGGTCCACGAACACGGCCTGCCCCGCCACGAGCTTGCCGCGGGCCTCGTCGGGGGTGAGCCACGCGACCCGGTCGATCTCGGGGAACTCCCCCGTGCGGCCCGAGCGCGGCGGCCACTCCATGGTGAACGTGCCGGGCACGACGGCCGCCGGGTCGAGGTCGGCCTCACCCGCCCAGATCGTCACGACCTTCCGGTTCCACTGGGTCGACTCCCCCAGCTCGACGAGGTCGACGTCGGGCACGGGCAGGCCCAGTTCCTCGGAGAACTCCCGGCGGGCCGCGGTGAGCAGTTCCTCGCCGGGTTCAGGTTCCCCCTTGGGGATGGACCAAGCGTGCTCGTCCTTGCGCGCCCACAACGGTCCGCCCATGTGGGCCGCGAGGAGTTCCACTCCCGCCCCGGTCCGGCGGAACAGGAGGATCCCGGCGCTGCGCTTGGGCACGGGCTGATCCTGCCCCGGTCCGCCGCCCGCCGCAGCCCGGGAAAACCCGCCCGCGGCGGGGCCCGCAGCTGCCACACTGGCGCCCCAGCCGACCCCAGGAGGAACCGTGCCCCGCCCGAGCGCCCGCCGCGCCCTGCCCGTCGCCCTGCTGTCGGCCCTGGCGCTGGCCGTGCCGGCGGCCGCGTCCGCCGCCCCCGAACCCGGGTTCGAGACGCTGACCCCGGCGTGCGTCCCGGCCCCGCCGGTGCAGCACCCGGGGTGCGGGACCGCCTACCGCGGCGCACCGCTGCCCAGCGGAACCCCGGACCAGGTCGTCGAGCTGTCCGGCGCCGACCGGTTCGCCACGGCCGCCGCGATCGCCGAGCACGGGTTCCCCGAGGCCGACGTGGCCGTCCTCGTCAGCGGTGAGGACCGCCACCTCGTCGACGCCCTGTCGGCCGCGCCGCTGGCCCGCAGCCTGGCCGCGCCCCTCCTGCTCGCCACCCGCGACGACGTCCCGGCGGCCACGGCCGCCTACCTGCGCGACCACGCCGTGCGGTCCGTGGTGGTCGTCGGCGGCGACGACGCCCTGTCGGCCCTCACCCCGAAGCGGTTGCAGACCCTGGGGGTCACCGACGTGCAGCGCATCGCCGGGGCCGACCGCTACGCGACGTCCCGGGCGGTCGCCGCGTTCCTGCCGGCGGCCACACACGGCTGGGCGGCCTCCGGCGAGGACGCCCACCTCGTCGACGCGCTCGCCGCCGCCGGCCCGGCCGCCCGCCTCGGCGAACCCCTCGTCCTCGTCGCCGACGACGACCCGATCCCCGCCGGGGACGCGCTGCGGGCGCTGGGGGTCACGACGACCACGGTCGCGGGCGGACCGGAGGGCGTGTTCCCCGAGGCGCTGGCCCCGCTGCCCACCCCGCACCGCGCCGCCGGGGAGGACCGCTACGGGACGGCCGCGGCGGTGGCCGTGGAAGCCGTGGACGCCGGGCTGCCCGCCGAGGACGTCGTCCTCGCCCCGGGCCTCACCGGTCACCTCGTCGACGCCCTCGCCTCCGGCCCGCTGGGCCGGGCGACGCTGCTCGTGGGCGAGGACCAGTCGTCCTTCGACGTCGTCGAGGCCTGGTTCGACACCTACGGCGCGGGTCGCGTCACGGCCGTGGGCGCGGTGAGCATCAGCGGCTGACGGTCGACGGCCGGGGACCGGCGAGAGCGTCGGTGAGAGGGTGCACCCGGGTGACGCTTCGACGCTGCAGGTCGGGGACCTAGTGCGGTGGCACCACCGCACCCCCTGCGGCGGCCGTCCACGCGTCGCAACTGCTCTCACCCGGCTGGACGAGCACAGCGGGCGGGACCCACACCTGCACCTGCCCGTCCGGTCCGCGCCGACCCAGCACGCAACCGCTGCCGCGGGGAGCCGCGGACAGCGCCGCCCCCACCCAGCCGTCGTGCACCCCCACGTCGACCCGCACACCGGGACGCGGCGCAGCGTCCAACGCCGCCCGCACCGCCGCGGCGCCGGGTCGGTCCAGCGCTGCCCGCAGGGCCTCGGTGTCCGCGTCCGTCAGGTGCGGCACCGGCGGCGGTTCCGGCACGTCGATGACCTCGCGCTGCTCGCAGCCTCGGTCGATCCGCTCGGCGAGGGGTTCCCCGGTGCTCGGGTGGACGTCGACGCCCCACGGGCGCAGCACGTAGCGGTAGCAGTTCCGCGTCGACGGAGCCTGGTCCGGGCCGAGGTCGAAACCCCGACCGCCACCGGGAGCCCCGTACCCGGTGACGCGCACCTCCACGACGGTGCCTTCGACCGTCCCGCCGGGTCCGGGCGCCACCTCCAGCAGCTCCACTGCCGGCCACGTCGCACCCTGCCCGTCGCGCAGGGCGAAACCCACGACGTCGTCGAGGTCGCCGCTGCCGCTCGCGGTGCGGTCCAGGGAGCGGCCGACGTCGGCGGCTCGGGCGTCGGCGTCCGCGTCCGCCTGCGCTGTCGAGGTGCAGCCGGTGAGCAGGAGCGGCAGGCAAGCGGCTGCGAGGGCGAGCTGGGAGGCGGTGCGCACCCGCCCAGCGTGCTGGACGGCCCGCGCGACGACGTCCGCCGACGGAGTGGTCTGCCACCGGCTGGACGGTGGACCCTCCCGCTGCCCCACCGACGAAGCTGACCACCCCTGAGGACGGTCGCTGCCGGGACGAGCGACGGCTCGACGGGTCGACCCACCGCGCGCGCCGGGAGCCGGGTGCTGTCCCGAGCGGGGGTCGGGCTGGTGCTCCCTCAGGTGAGCGGGGCGAAGCTCTGCGGGGACGCCTGCGCCGTGGCGCGGACGGCGGCCCTGAGGGCGTCGGTGTCGAGGAGGTGGGAGGCGTCGATGCGCTCCTCCAGGACGTCACCGCGGGCATCGCCGGTCACGGCGCGGGAGTCCTCGGGAGCCGGCTCCCGGCCAGCTGGTCGGCAGCTGGTCAGTGCCCGCTGCCGAGGTGACCGGCCAGTCGCTCGAGGCGGGCGGAGCTGTCGGCGTTCAGGCCGGTGACGTGCACCGTCTTGCCCCGGGCGGCGTACTTCGTCCGGATCGCGTCCAGCGCAGCGACGGTGGAGGCGTCCCAGACGTGCGCGGCAGACAGGTCGATCACCACGTCCTGCGGGTCGCCGGGGTAGTCGAACCGGGTGACCAGGTCGTTGGAGGAGGCGAAGAACAGCGCGCCGGACACCGAGTACACGCGGGTGGTCCCGGCGGGGTCCAGGACGCTGGTGACCTCGACCAGGTGCGCCACGCGGCGAGCGAACAGCAGGGCGGCGATCAGGACCCCGACGACGACGCCGATGGCCAGGTTGTCGGTGGCGACCACGACGATGACGGTGGCGACCATGACGGCGGTCTCGCTCCCGGGCATGCGGCGCAGCGTGGCCGGGTGGACCGAGTGCCAGTCGAAGGTGCCGACCGCCACCACGATCATCACCGCGACCAGGGCGGCCATCGGGATGCGGGCCACCACGTCGCCCAGGCCGACGACCAGGACCAGCAGGAAGACCCCGGCCAGGAACGTCGAGGCGCGGGTGCGGGCGCCGGCCTTCACGTTGATCATCGTCTGCCCGATCATCGCGCAGCCGCCCATCCCGCCGAAGAAGCCGGTGATGACGTTGGCCACGCCCTGGCCCCAGGCCTCGCGGCCCTTGCGCGAAGGGGTGCCGGTGACGTCGTCGACGAGCTTGGCCGTCATGAGCGACTCCATCAGCCCGACCAGCGCCATGCCCAGCGCGTAGGGGGCGATGACGCCCAGGGTGTGCAGGTTCAGCGGCACGTCCGGCAGCAGCGGGAAGGGCAGGCTGTCGGGCAGCTCCCCCTCGTCGCCGACGTCGGGAACGGTCAGGTGGGCGGCCACGGTGACCACGGTCAGCAGCACGATCGCGACCAGCGGAGCCGGGACGGCCCGGGTCAGGCGGGGGAGGAAGACCATCAGCGCGATGCCCGCGGCGATCATCGGGTAGACGATCCACGGCACGTCGCGCACGTGCGGCACCTGCGCGACGAAGATCAAGATGGCCAGGGCGTTGACGAAGCCGACCACCACGCTGCGCGGCACGTACCGCATCAGCTTGGCCACCCCCAGCAGACCCAGCACCACCTGCAGCACACCGGCCAGGACGACGGTGGCCAGCAGGTGGCCCAGGCCGTGGTCACGCACCACCGGCGCGATGACCAGGGCGACCGCGCCGGTGGCCGCCGAGATCATCGCCGGCCGCCCGCCCAGGAAGGCGATGGAGACGGCCATCGTGAAGGAGGCGAACAGCCCCACGCGGGGGTCGACACCGGCGATGACGGAGAAGGAGATCGCCTCCGGGATGAGGGCCAGGGCCACGACGAGGCCGGCGAGGGCCTCGGTGCGCAGGACCCGGGGTGACAGCCACGGGGGCCGGTGGTGCCGGGCGGCCGGCGCCGGGGCGGCCGGGGCCGCGGTGGGGAAGGCCAAGGGTGCTCCGTTCACGGGGACGTCACCGGTGCGGGGCGCAGGCGCCCGCGGTCGGTGGGTGGGTCGGTGCTCGAGGCGGTCGAGCGGCGCACGGGTGCCGGGCCGCTCCCCTCTCCACCCACCCGTCGGCCGCGCCGGAGCGTGCTGGCTCCTGTGCCGACTGCGACGACTTCGTGAAGGGGTGACCCGATCGGTCGACGGCGTCTCGTCCTGCTCCCAACTCTACCCTAACGTAAGGGTAGAGTCGGGGTCGCTGACGGCGCAGAGGCGACGTCCCCGTGCCCGCCGGGCACCCGTGGACGTCGCGCACCGCGTTGTCCCCCAACCGTTCCCACCCGAGTCGATGAGATGAGGACGAGTGAGCACCAATCCCGGCCGACCCGCCGGCCGCCGCGCCCACCACCCCGACGTCCGGCTCCAGCACGGCTGGACCAGGGGGTCACCGGCTGCGCCGGCGATCCCGTCGCGACGTCGCTCCGACCGGCCGTCCGGTCCCGGCGGCCGCTCCCCGGGGCCGACCCCCGCCCCCGGAGCACCCTCGACGAGCGGGCCCGGCGGGCGGGCGCGCAGCCAGGCCCGGCAGACACTGGCCGAGGCCTTCGACCCGCGCAGCAACGCCCTGGACCTGCTGCGGCTGGCGCTGGCGACCACGGTGGCGGTGGTGCACACCCTGCTCATCGGCACCGGCCACCAGCCCCGGACCGGCTCCACCGACCTGGGCAGCCTGGCCGTGGACGCGTTCTTCGTCCTCAGCGGCTTCCTGGTCACCCGCAGCTACCTGCGCCTGGGCTCCCTGCGCCGCTTCGCCTGGCACCGGGCCCTGCGGATCCTGCCCGGGTTCTGGCTGTCCCTGCTGCTGACGGCCCTGGTCGTCGCCCCGCTGCTGGCCGTGCTCGAGGGACGCCCGGCAGCCTCGGTGTTCGCCGGCCCGGCCTCGGCGCTGGACTACCTCAGCCGCAACGCGTTCCTGCAGATCCAGCAGTTCGGCATCGCCGGGCTGCCCACCGGCGGCGGCGCCCCGGACGTGGTCAACGGGGCGCTGTGGACGCTGTTCTTCGAGGCGTCCTGCTACGCGATCGTCGCGGCCCTCGGCGTGCTGGGCGTCCTGCGCCGGCAGCGGTGGCTGGTGCTGACCCTGCTGGTCGCCCTGTGGGCGCTGACCGTCGCCGCGACCGCCGGGTTCAACCCGCTGGGCTCGGAGCTGATGCTGCGGCTGAGCTTCGTGTTCCTGCTGGGCGCCGGCGGGCACCTGTTCGCCGACCGGATCCCGGTGCGCGGGTGGGTGGCCGCGCTCAGCCTGGTCCTGGTCCTCGTCGGGCTGGTCGCCCTGCCGGACTACCGCGCCCTGGCCGGGCCCGCGTTCGCCTACCTGTGCCTGTGGGCGGTGGTGCGCTGCCCGTGGCGCCCGCACCTGCGCGCGGACCTGTCCTACGGCACGTACGTCTGGCACTGGCCGATCGCCCAGCTGCTGTTCGCCCTCGGCGCGGCCGCCCTGAACGCGGTGCCGTTCCTCGCCCTGGGGCTGGCGGTGACCGCGGCGGTCGCCACCGCCTCCTGGTTGCTGGTGGAGCGGCCCGCGCTGGGGTGGAAGAACGCCGCCTGGGTCACCCGCACCCCCCGTGCCCTGCGCCCTCGACCGTGACCGGCGGTGAACGGCACCCTCCGCCCACGCCCGGCCTCCACGTGGCGCCGGGCGATCGAGCCCCACCCGGGGGTGCTTGACTACGGCGGTGGACATCGCCGACGCCTCCGACCCTCGGACCGGGCGGCTCATGCAGATCGGCGAGGTCGCCGAGCGGGTCCAGCTCTCGCACCGCACGGTGCGCCACTACGACGACGAGGGCCTGCTCACCCCCACCCGCAGCGCCGGCAACTTCCGCCTCTACACCGAGGCCGACGTCCAGCGCCTGCTGCTGATCCGGCAGATGAAGCCGCTGGGGTTCTCCCTGGACGACATGCGCCACCTCATCGCCGTCCTGGACCAGCTGGCCACCGCCCCCGGCGATGAGCAGCGCACCCAGGAGCTGCGCACCTTCATCGCCACCGCGCAGGAACGCCGCGACAAGCTCGCCCAGCAGGTCCGCACCGCCGATGCCTGGCTGGAGGACCTGCGCTCCCAGCTGTGAAGTGACCGGCCCCGGCCCCGGGTCGTTCCGCCGATCGTGCCGACGTCGGGCGCCCGGTCGTGACCTCCGGGGGACTGAGTCGTCGGGGTCGAGAGCTGCCGAGCCAGCTGCGGGTCGAGCCGGCCGGACCCGCCCTCCGGGAGTGGCGGGCCAGGTCCCCCGCGCACTCGCACGTACAGGTCAGTCCTCCGGCCTCCTCGCCGACGACTTCGCCACCACCACCCAGACGCTGCACCCGCTCGACGCGAGCCTCGCTCCCGCAGACCGGGCACGGGCGCCAGGTGCGCATCGACCGACTCACCAGCCCGTTCGGCGATCCACGGAACTCACGTCGTGCGGGAGTCAGGTCCGCGGACCAGGTACCTGACCGCGGTCCAGCTCGGGTCCGAGCGATCCACCGGTCGTCCCGCTGTCGTGGACGTCGCTCACGCCGGCCGGCAGTCCTCCCCGCTCCCCAACGCCGCGACGTCAGGGCAGCGCGTGTGGCTCCACCCCTCGGATCCGAACGCGTCCGCAGTGGCGTCGGTGAAGACCTCCACGGCTCCACCGGGCAGCACCCGGTAGTAGGTCTTGACCGGGTCTCCTTCGGTGGTCGAGGAGGTGACCAGCACCTCTGCGCCGTCGTGCTGGGCGCCGGGGCTGAGCAGGCAGTCCTGCAGGGTCACCGGGGTGGACTGACCTTGCGGGACGGTGATCGGGGCGCACTGCGGCAAGGCCGAGCGTTCCCGGAAGGCCACCGGCGCGCGGCCGTCAGCGGTCAGCTGCCACACGACCCACGCCGACGTCCCGACGGCCAGCAGCAGCAGGGCCACGGCCAGCACCGCGGCCGGGGAGACGGGTCGGCTCTCCGGTGCGTCAGCGACGCCGCTGCTCATCCGGCCATGATGCTCGCGCGGATGCTCGCGGGGTCACAGGAGTCGAACGTCGTAGTCCCCGAAGCGTCGATCGAGGGTGAGCAGTCGCAGCCCGCGCCGGGAGGCCTGCGCGATGAGCACCCGGTCGAAGGGATCGTCGTGGTGGCGGGGTAGGGCACCGGCGGCCAAGCCGTCGTCCACGGTGACCGGCAACTCGCTGAACCCCCGCTGCTGCAGTTCCTCGCGCAGGCCGTCCGGGACGGTCAGCTCGCCGAGCGCAGCCTCGATCGACATCTCCCACGCCGACGCGGCGGAGACGAACACCTCGTTCTCGCCGTCGGCCACGGCGACCCGCATGCGCCCGGGCAGGCGTTCGTCACCGCTCAACCACCACAGCAGGACGCGGGTGTCGAGCAGCAGAGCCGTCACAGGTGCGGCTCGACGTCGCCGTCGCCGAAGGCGGACACCAGGTCCTCGGAGGTGTCGTCGAAGTCGTCGGCGATGACCACTCGCCCCTTCCACGCCCCGGGACGGCGCGCTCCGTGCGAGCGGGCGGGCACCAGGCGGGCTACGGGCTTGCCGTAGCGGGCGATCACCACGTCTTCGCCCCGTTCGACCGCTTCGAGCAGTCGGGACAGGTGCGTCTTCGCCTCGTGCACGTTCACCGTCTGCGTCACGGCTCCACGGTGAGGACTAAGTCGGACCAAGTCCCCGTGTGGGAACGCTGTCCGACAGTGACCACGACGTCACGGTCGTAGCGCTCAGTGCGCTTCTGCTGGTCCGTCGATGCGACGCAGCGTCCGAAGGAGACTCGGGTCCAGAGCAGTGCCAGCGCCCAGCACCTCGACTCCCAGCAGACGACCGGCGGTACTGAAGTCCAGGATGACCTCGTACTCCTTGGACCCCGTACCCACGATGACTTGCTCCAGCGCAGGGTCGGTGCAGTCGCCCGACAAGTCGATGTAGACCGCATCGGCCTCCGCATCCCAGGTGCTGTCCACGGACCTGGCTTGCCGCGACGAGCACACAGCTGATCCACCGGTCATCCCGCCGTCCGCGTGCTCGACGACCTCACGGTCTTGCCGATGTCCGGATGCAGAACGAGCACGATGATCACGCACATGTCGCCGATGACCGGTCACTCACATGCGCGCCGCGAGGTGCCCTTGCATGTCGTACCAGCGACGATGCCGATCGTGTTTCGGCCTTGGGGCAACGTCGTGCTCATCCTTGGTGCTCTCGCTCTGATCGTCGTCTCCCTCGTTGACGTCAAACGGCGGTGCCGGCGCGGGGAGAAGGGGTGGACGACAGGTCATGAGCTGGGAGTCGTGTCCATGTCCCTCGTCGTCCTGTCGCAGGCTCTGCCCCTGATCTAGTCGCGCGGCCATCCCACCCTGCGGGCGAGGTCACGGTCATGGCGCCAGCCGGGCGACGAAGGGGCCACGACGCAGAGCCGTGCGCCCTTGCACCGGGGCTAGCCGTTGCCGGCGTCGGCGGATGCGCCAGGCCTCGGTGTCGCTGCCACGGACCAGCGGGTACCCCCGCGAGGTCGTGCCGTCGGGCATGATTTCGTCGGCGCCGTGGAGAATGGCAGGGGAGCCGCTCAGGCCGGGTTCAGGTCTCCCAGTGCGGTCATGGCCTGGTCCAGAAGCTGGGCCAGTGACGCCTCTCCTCCGCCGGCGGTCCAGGCGTCGGTGGCCGCGTCCAGGCAGGAGATGGCTGCGGCGGCCATGACGTGCGCTCGGAGCTGAGACCCGTCGGGCAGTCGGCGGGCGATCTCCGGAGCCATCTGGCTCTCCCAGCCCTGGGTCTTCTCCCACTGCCGGGTCATGAGGGCGCAGGCGTCGCTGAGGAGGGCCATGAACTTCCTGGTCCCCTCGGGATCGTCGAGCTCGGCGTCGGTGATCACGTCGAAGCTGCGCCGCAGCGACGTCCACGGGTGCTCGTCGTCGGGTCGCGTGCGCAGGGCTTTGGTGACCTCGTGCCCGGAGCGGGCGAAGGCGTCGAGGACGACGTCGTCCTTGGTGCCGAAGTAGCGGAAGAACGTGGCTCGCGACAGCCCGGCCTCCGCCGCGATCTGCTCGACGGTGGTGGCGTCGAAGCCCTGCTCCGCGAAGAGGCGGAACGCCACGGCGCTGACCTCCTCGCGCATGGCCTGACGTGTGCGGTCCCGCAGCGAAGCGGGGGGCTCGGCGCGGCGGGTCGAGGGTTCGCGACTGACGTGCGGTCGAGGAGTCACGCAGCGAGTCTAAGACATCGGGTAGCAGCTTGATACTTCGTCTCAGATAGAGGTAGCGTCTTTTTCCTGGATGACGTTCCGCAACCTTCCGAGGAGTTCCCATGTCCAAGACCTGGTTCATCACCGGCGCCTCCCGCGGCTTCGGCCGACGCTTCGCCGAAGCCGCGTTGCAGCGCGGCGACCGAGTCGCGGCCACCGCCCGCGACAGCGCCGCCCTCACGGACCTGTCGTCGCAGTACGGCGAGGCAGTCCTCCCCCTGACCCTCGACGTCACCGACCGCGCCGGGGTGAAGCGCGCGGTGAACCACGCCCACGACCACTTCGGGCGGCTCGACGTCATCGTCAACAACGCCGGCTCCGGACTGATGGGGGTGGTCGAGGACCTGACCGAGGACGCTCTGCGGGCGCAGTTCGAGGTGAACGTCTTCGCCCCGCTGTGGGTGACCCAGGCGGCACTGCCCCACCTGCGCTCCCAGGGCAGCGGCCACATCGTCATGCTGTCCAGCCTGCTGGGGGTGGCCGCCTTCCCCACGACCGGTGGGTACAGCGCGTCCAAGGCGGCCCTCGAGGCGTACTCGGAATCCCTGGCTCAGGAAGTCTCCGGGTTCGGCGTCAAGGTCACCATCGTCGAGCCAGGAGCCTTCAACACCGGCTTCAGCGCCAACGCGACGTACAGCACTCCCTCGCCCGACTACGCCCAGGTCCACGAGACCGTCGGAGCAGCCTTCGCCACCTTCCCCTCGCCCGATCCCGCAGGTGTCGGAGCCGCCCTGCTCGACGTCGTGGACGCCGAAGACGCTCCGCTGCGAGTGTTCTTCGGCACCTTCGGTCTGCAGACCGTCGAACCCCTCTACGCCCAGCGCCTGGCGA contains:
- a CDS encoding type II toxin-antitoxin system prevent-host-death family antitoxin; this translates as MTQTVNVHEAKTHLSRLLEAVERGEDVVIARYGKPVARLVPARSHGARRPGAWKGRVVIADDFDDTSEDLVSAFGDGDVEPHL
- a CDS encoding TetR family transcriptional regulator translates to MTPRPHVSREPSTRRAEPPASLRDRTRQAMREEVSAVAFRLFAEQGFDATTVEQIAAEAGLSRATFFRYFGTKDDVVLDAFARSGHEVTKALRTRPDDEHPWTSLRRSFDVITDAELDDPEGTRKFMALLSDACALMTRQWEKTQGWESQMAPEIARRLPDGSQLRAHVMAAAAISCLDAATDAWTAGGGEASLAQLLDQAMTALGDLNPA
- a CDS encoding acyltransferase family protein, giving the protein MSTNPGRPAGRRAHHPDVRLQHGWTRGSPAAPAIPSRRRSDRPSGPGGRSPGPTPAPGAPSTSGPGGRARSQARQTLAEAFDPRSNALDLLRLALATTVAVVHTLLIGTGHQPRTGSTDLGSLAVDAFFVLSGFLVTRSYLRLGSLRRFAWHRALRILPGFWLSLLLTALVVAPLLAVLEGRPAASVFAGPASALDYLSRNAFLQIQQFGIAGLPTGGGAPDVVNGALWTLFFEASCYAIVAALGVLGVLRRQRWLVLTLLVALWALTVAATAGFNPLGSELMLRLSFVFLLGAGGHLFADRIPVRGWVAALSLVLVLVGLVALPDYRALAGPAFAYLCLWAVVRCPWRPHLRADLSYGTYVWHWPIAQLLFALGAAALNAVPFLALGLAVTAAVATASWLLVERPALGWKNAAWVTRTPRALRPRP
- a CDS encoding PIN domain-containing protein: MTALLLDTRVLLWWLSGDERLPGRMRVAVADGENEVFVSAASAWEMSIEAALGELTVPDGLREELQQRGFSELPVTVDDGLAAGALPRHHDDPFDRVLIAQASRRGLRLLTLDRRFGDYDVRLL
- a CDS encoding cell wall-binding repeat-containing protein gives rise to the protein MPRPSARRALPVALLSALALAVPAAASAAPEPGFETLTPACVPAPPVQHPGCGTAYRGAPLPSGTPDQVVELSGADRFATAAAIAEHGFPEADVAVLVSGEDRHLVDALSAAPLARSLAAPLLLATRDDVPAATAAYLRDHAVRSVVVVGGDDALSALTPKRLQTLGVTDVQRIAGADRYATSRAVAAFLPAATHGWAASGEDAHLVDALAAAGPAARLGEPLVLVADDDPIPAGDALRALGVTTTTVAGGPEGVFPEALAPLPTPHRAAGEDRYGTAAAVAVEAVDAGLPAEDVVLAPGLTGHLVDALASGPLGRATLLVGEDQSSFDVVEAWFDTYGAGRVTAVGAVSISG
- a CDS encoding MerR family transcriptional regulator: MQIGEVAERVQLSHRTVRHYDDEGLLTPTRSAGNFRLYTEADVQRLLLIRQMKPLGFSLDDMRHLIAVLDQLATAPGDEQRTQELRTFIATAQERRDKLAQQVRTADAWLEDLRSQL
- a CDS encoding DUF2283 domain-containing protein; translation: MDSTWDAEADAVYIDLSGDCTDPALEQVIVGTGSKEYEVILDFSTAGRLLGVEVLGAGTALDPSLLRTLRRIDGPAEAH
- a CDS encoding NUDIX domain-containing protein; the protein is MPKRSAGILLFRRTGAGVELLAAHMGGPLWARKDEHAWSIPKGEPEPGEELLTAARREFSEELGLPVPDVDLVELGESTQWNRKVVTIWAGEADLDPAAVVPGTFTMEWPPRSGRTGEFPEIDRVAWLTPDEARGKLVAGQAVFVDRLLGLLGPAGTQ
- a CDS encoding dienelactone hydrolase family protein, whose protein sequence is MLRDVGTWVAVLGSLGGALVPLRGPRGRRWVSLLVPVLAVVAGFLLNSLDGGPRWQLLPLLVAAVLAVARFVAGRRRVRFPAAAAAVVATFAGTLAVWAFPPLRVPGPTGPHPVGTTEVSWDGPVPDCPASTVVAQVWYPAATAGEPAPHLGRDRAESRQVAAALAGTFGVPGFLLREAVVARSPAADGTPVAAGRFPVVLFSPGDASVRRQNSAWATALAAGGRVVVALDHPCDSALVVEPDGDTVPTRVRSTGDDARDQAAADRQVGVRARQLSSALDELTRRNAADGLLRGHLDLSRVAATGHSLGGAAALRVAADDDRVDAAVDLDGLPRGADGLDVPVLFLVAGRGTGNPDADAAYARAVEAVAARSPAARVQRVPGAAHLTFTDAPLFLPPVPSVVGSLGREESVAVTVRATEEFLGEFLDPR
- a CDS encoding SDR family NAD(P)-dependent oxidoreductase; translated protein: MSKTWFITGASRGFGRRFAEAALQRGDRVAATARDSAALTDLSSQYGEAVLPLTLDVTDRAGVKRAVNHAHDHFGRLDVIVNNAGSGLMGVVEDLTEDALRAQFEVNVFAPLWVTQAALPHLRSQGSGHIVMLSSLLGVAAFPTTGGYSASKAALEAYSESLAQEVSGFGVKVTIVEPGAFNTGFSANATYSTPSPDYAQVHETVGAAFATFPSPDPAGVGAALLDVVDAEDAPLRVFFGTFGLQTVEPLYAQRLATWKSAAAISAKAETVPA
- a CDS encoding SulP family inorganic anion transporter, whose product is MAFPTAAPAAPAPAARHHRPPWLSPRVLRTEALAGLVVALALIPEAISFSVIAGVDPRVGLFASFTMAVSIAFLGGRPAMISAATGAVALVIAPVVRDHGLGHLLATVVLAGVLQVVLGLLGVAKLMRYVPRSVVVGFVNALAILIFVAQVPHVRDVPWIVYPMIAAGIALMVFLPRLTRAVPAPLVAIVLLTVVTVAAHLTVPDVGDEGELPDSLPFPLLPDVPLNLHTLGVIAPYALGMALVGLMESLMTAKLVDDVTGTPSRKGREAWGQGVANVITGFFGGMGGCAMIGQTMINVKAGARTRASTFLAGVFLLVLVVGLGDVVARIPMAALVAVMIVVAVGTFDWHSVHPATLRRMPGSETAVMVATVIVVVATDNLAIGVVVGVLIAALLFARRVAHLVEVTSVLDPAGTTRVYSVSGALFFASSNDLVTRFDYPGDPQDVVIDLSAAHVWDASTVAALDAIRTKYAARGKTVHVTGLNADSSARLERLAGHLGSGH